In Bacillus weihaiensis, the genomic stretch ACTATGAATAGCTTGTGATAAAATGGCAGCAATTTTCCCATCACCAGTACCGCAAAGAACATTTTGACTATCAGTTGTAACAGCATCCTTAATATGAATGTATACGATATCGTCTTTTAGTAAGTTATAGCATTCTTGTGTGTCCTCACCACACTGAACAAAGTTTGCAAAATCAAAAATTGCCTTAAAGTGTGTAGAGCCGACTTCATTTAGAATTTCTTTACAGCGACGACCAATATCACCGTAAATGTCCTTCTCATTCTCATGAAGAAGGATGACATCATACTTTTCTGCAATGGCTGTATATTCCTTTAACTTGCTGATTACTTCATTTTTATATTGATCCGCATTTTCTTCCTTTGGAATATAAAAGCTGAAGATGCGAATATATCGACAATTTAGTAGATTACTAATCTGACAAAGTGTATCTAACATGATCTTTTGGTTTGCAAATCCTTCTTCATCATTAATAAACACTTTACCAATTGGGGAACCAATTGAAGAAACGCTTATACCATACTTTTCTAAGCATGGTATAACATTTTTCTTTACTTCTTCTACTGTAAAGTCTCCAATGTTTTTCCCGTCAACTCCTCTTATTGAGATATACTTCATTCCTAGCTTTGAAACAACTTCAAGCTGAGTACCAAAATCAGAAGAAATCTCATCTGAGAATCCAGAAATGATCATTTTTTGATTCATATGTGTTATGCTCCTTCCATTTAATTACTTTCCACCTTATTTTTCGTCCTATGAGAACGGTAATTTTTCGCAGTTACACCCACTTTTTCACGGAAATAACGACTGAAATGTGAAATGCTTTCAAATCCTGTTTCATAAGCAATATCTTTTAGTTTTTTACCTGGCTCCATTTCAAGTAAATATTTCACCTGTGTTAACCTGCATCCCATTACATATTCCATTACTGTAAATCCTGTCATTTCTTTAAATACATGTGCTACATACGATTTACTCAAATTAAGGTCGTTTGCAATTGACTGCAACGTTAACTTCTTCATATAATTTGATTGAACATATTCTGCAATATTCTCAGCATGTACTGCTTTATCTCCCTTTTTGTTCATCAATTTCATAGAGTTCACTTGACAAAGCCGATGAACAACAATTAATACATGCAGGAGCAACACTTTCAATTCCGTTATTTCATACTTATCATATGAGTCAACCGTTCTTTTCACTTCAGCAAGTTGGATAAGTAGATCCTCTAGTTTTTTTAATTGTTTTTGATCACTTGACCGAATTAAACAATAGTGAAGTTTTTGGAAAGGTTCTAACAGATACATACTATTCATTTCCATTAATACACTTTTTATCCAATGTGGGGAGAAGTGAACAACACTTCGAATATATTCACTTTTCGGGTCCACATTTGGTTTATGAAGTGTCATTCCATTCATGACAATAATATCTCCTGGTTCTAAATCGTAAATATTATTATGAATTAAATATCTGCAGGATCCCTTATGGAAAATGTAAATTTCATATTCCTGATGTGAATGAAAGTCAACAGAGTAATGTCCTATCATTCGATAATCCACAACTAACGTTTCATTCATTAAAACCATTCCTTCCAATGAAGCTACTATCATTTTATGTGATGAAAATAAAAAACACATTACCTCAAACTGTCTAATAATCATTTAAAATTATCTGGTAGTGCTTTTGTAAAACCATTCTTTAAGGAAAATAAAACAAAGACAAATCATCTTTACAATACATTTTTATTGTTCGTTAATGGATCAGCTAATTGATACTTATATTCTCTTGGTGTGGTTCCATAGTATTTTTTAAATGTTTTAAAAAAGTAACTTTTGTTTTCAAAGCCTAACATTTCAGAGATTCTATCAATTGTTACATTTGATTGTTCTATTAACTCGTGAGCTCTTTCCATTTTGGTTTTTATGACAAAATCTATAAAGTTTTCATTTGTATGTTGTTTATATAAGCGACTAAAATAACTTGGATTTAAGTGAAGGTGTGCCGCGACCTCACCGAGGGTAATTTTTTTATCTAAGTTCATCATTACATATTTTTTTGCTTTCAGTATTTCATTTTTCTTAGGCATCTCATTGATAGTATTCATATTTTCCACTAGTTTTTTTACTATTATAATGAGAGCTTCCTCTAATTCGTAAACGCTTTCAATATTATGGATGATTTTATCTGTCATAGACGCTGAATACGTAGTTTCAAAATTCTCTAACGTATTGAATTTTAATTTTATATCCAAGATAAGCTTCATTATCCATTCCCGTACTATACTTGGCTGAAATTTATTTTTATGAATAAACGATATCCATTTTCTAATTGTTACCTCTAGTACTTCAACATCTTCTTTTATAATTCCAGCTTTAAACTCTTGAACTGCTTCTGCATAAAATGTATAGAGATTATAAGTTGAATATTGAAATTGTTCATTTGGAGCTATGGAACCAGACTTATAGTAAAACCTTTGATCTGATTTTTTCACTAATATTTTTAACGATTCTATAAGGTGTGTTGTATTTTGGGAAGGATCTCCAATAATAGATGTTATACTACAACTTAAATATTTTTGTATACCTTTTTTTATATTTAATAATGAATCGTAAATATCCTTTCTATCATTTTCCGATAGCGGATAGAAGATAAAAAAGATATAATCATTATAAAAAACGCTAAAATTATTGCCCTTTTGAGAAATTATTTCACTTACTAGATTATCAATACTAAACTGTAGCAAATTAAGAGTACCGTATTCATGTATCGTATCTTCAACTTGATCTATATAGCAAATGACTGGTACGTATTGTTGATAAGATAAATCTATTCCTAATTCTCTGCCTCTTTGTTCCCATTCCCACTTATCAGTAAGCTGTTGTTCCATGTATGTGTGAAGGAACTTGCTTTTAAGAGAAACGATATTGTTTTGTAATAAAGATTTTAATTGATACCTTTCAAGTCTGGTCTTTTTTTCCTTATCAAGCCTATTTTTTAACCGCTTTAATATGTTAACTATCGTTTCTATTTCCATCGATTCCTTTAAAACATACTCAAAAGTTCCCAATTTTAATGCTTGTTGTGCATATTTAAATTCGCCATGACAAGAAAGAATAATAGAGTGCGTCGACGAATTAAGATCCCTTATTTTCTTAATAAATGTTATTCCGTCTAAAATAGGCATCCCTATATCCGTAATGATGACATCAGGCATTTTATTCTTACAATATTCTAGAGCAAACGATCCATCATGAAAGGAGTCATTTAATTTGAATCCAAGCTCTTCCCACGGAACCATTTTTCTTAAAAACTCAATAACAATTGAGTCATCATCTACTAATATGACTTCATACATGTATCTACACCCCTTTATTTCTTGGAATATAAAATGATGTTTCTGAACCTACAGATTCTTCACTTGCGATATCCATATGAAATTCTTCACCGTAAATGAGCTTTAGACGTTGATAGACATTTGATATCCCAATACCTGTTAAAGAAGCAACCTTATCCGTATTTTCACCCTTTTTTGCAGTTATAAAATGATTACGTAATTGTTTCAGTCTTTCCTTCGACATACCCTTCCCATTATCTATCACACGGATAACCAAGTAATCTCCCACAAAAGATGCAGAAATAGTAATTTCTCCACCCCTTTGGCTAAATCCATGGATAATTGAATTTTCAATAATTGGTTGTAAGAAAAACCTTGGCACATCTACCATTAATACATTAGATGCTATTTTTTGGTTCACTTTAATATGCTGCTGTTGACGGAAAATCATTAGCTTTACGTAATGTTCAACCACACTTATTTCTTCATGCAATGACACAAACTCATTATTTCTTGTAATTGTCATGCGAAGTAGTGTTGACAATGATTGAATGATTTTAGCACTTTCTTTATCTCCGTTCATCGTAATTCTCAAACGAATGGAGTTTAAAATATTAAAAAGAAAATGTGGATTTACTTGAGCCTGGAGCATCTCCAGTTCTGCTTTTCGCTTCCCATTTTCCTCTATTTTAATTTGTTTAATCATGAATTCAATCTTATCAAGCATTTGGTCGAAAGAAGCTCCTAGTAACTCTATATCACCATTTCCTCCGATGCCAGAACGAATGTGAATATTTCCTTTTTCTACTTCTTTGGTCACGTTACTTAAAGTGGCAATTGGTTTTGTCAATCTATTCATTAAATAAATAAGAATAAATAAAAATAATGAAAGCAAAATGGTTTGCAAAACAATCGTTGTTTGAGCAATTGTATTGATTTTTCCTACCGTTTTTTTATATGGGACTAAACTAACTAGTTTCCAATCTGCATAAGATAATGGTCGACTAACTAACAAATAGTCTTTGTTTAGTATCTCTATAATAGTATAGCTCTCTTGATTAGTTCCGATGAATTCTATATAATCGAATTTTTTCATAATTTCCTCTTCGTTTTGATTAGAAAGAATCATCCCATCAGAGTTAATCAACATTAGTTTTTGTTCGTTATTAGAACCAAATTGCTTAAAAAGATTGCTAATTTCCTTTTCCGTTATACTAATAATGGTATAGGCATAGGTTTTACCAGATAGTTTTAATGCACTCGCAATGGAGATTAAATAAGGATTTTTTTGTTTTTGCGATTGAATATAGGTTGGATGTGTTCCAAGCCAGAACGTTTCATAAGAATCAAGGCTCTTTATTTTTCGAAACCATTCTTCATTGTAAAAGTTTATGGGGTCAAATTCATAAGTAGGATAATTTGTATATGAGAAGTCATTTTGCATTAAAATTGTTATATAAGAAGGAGTAAACAAATTAGTAATCCCTTCTAGGTTTTTAGTAATATTAATATGCTGTATGGCATTAACTTTAGCAGGTGATAGACCATTTTCTTTATTGTACAACCTGCTTTCTTTTAATATTCCATTCATTTTGTCATCAAATTGAATATAGTTTGAGACATACAGTAAGTCCTCGAAATAATTAGAGATATTTAGTTCTAATAATCGTAAAATATCTTGTGATTGCTTGACAGCTCTTTGCTCTAGTGTATCCTTTGTTACATATGTTGAAACCATATAAGTGATTAATGATGGCATGATTACACATAAGAGCGCAGAGACGATTAAACGTTGTCTCAAAGAAAGAAGACCGAGCTTTTGTGTAATCCTTTTCAATTTATTCTACCCCTTTAATATGATAATTGAAGAGAGAACATAAAGAATAGTTCCCTCTTAGTTCCCTCTTCATTATACCATTACTCATGATTTCATTTATTATTTATTCGAATCTATTATAGCTTGGATTTTTTCTTTAGCATTCTTCATTGTCGTCTCTATATCTTGCTCACCTAATAAATAAAGCTCTGCCTCTGCATTATATTCATCATATGCTTCTGAAATATATGATTGAGGGATTCCACGTTCTGCAGAAACTGCGTTTTCAAGTGTGAAAATGAGAGATTCTTTGTCAACCGCTTCAGGTTTCGCCGTATTAGCAAGTAAATGGTCAATCACTTCATTTAAGTCAGCACCTATCCAAGATGGAAGTGATTTTTGTTGCAGCATAATACCTTCTGTTGTAAACCAGCGAATAAATTTATAAGCTTCTTCCTTATGCTCTGAGTTTTGCGCAACACTTACCACGTCTCCCTGAATAATTGTCCAAGGTTGGTCTTCTTTGTTATTTTTAGGAAGTGGAGCCCAAGCGATCTTAAATTCAGGAATAAATTCTCCCCATTCCGAAACCATCCAGCTACCAGACGGTATCATACTTGCTGCTTGTGTAAAGAATTGTTGACGATAGTTAAGTTTTTGAGAGAGGGTTTCTGCGTAAGGAACAGCCGTTTGTTCTACTTGTTCCATTCTGTAACGTAATTCCAAGGACTCTTTCACCATTGGGTCATCCATATTAGATGTATCGTCCTCGTTAATAATGTTTGTATTTTTTTCTTTGTTCATTAATTTTAAGATTAAGTAAGTATCCGGCCAAGTGTGAAAATAAGTTCCATATCGTTTGTTATCGCCTTCAGTAATGGTTAATTTTTTTGCATACTCCTCATAATCGTCCCAAGTCCAATCGGTAGGAACTGGTAAACCTGCAGCATCAAGGTGATCTTTATTTAATAAAACTAATGATGTAACAGACTTTCCTGGTAGGGCATAATAAGAGCCATTAATCTTCCCTGGTAAACTCCTATATTCTTCATCTAGATTCAGACTCTCTTCTTCTACATAAGAGTCTATTGGTGCAATTAATCCAGCATCAACACGCTTAGCAAAATCTGCTTGATTAGAGAACATTAATATATCTAATTGCTCACCAGAAGAAGCCAATAAATCTAACTTTTTAAGATACTCATCATGATTTAAATTTTCTACTAAAGGTTGAGAATTTATCTTTACACCTGGATTTTCTTTTTCATATGCTTCAATTACTTTAGTCCAGTTTCCTGCATCCTCATTGTACCAATGATGAAAGTTTAATGTGATTTTTCCTTCTTCTGTTCCTGAAACACTCCCATTCGACTTTTCATCGTTTGAACAACCAATAACTAAAACCATAACTATTAATGCACTAACGAAAATAGCTAACCACTTTAATTTCATACCTTTCTCCCCCTTATAACTTTTGTTTTACTAGAATGATAGAAGATCGCTTACCCTTTAACACCCCCTAACGAGATCCCTTCGATTACATGTTTTTGGCCAATAATAAATACGATTAGTAATGGAACGATCGCTGATACAGCTCCTGTCATCATCAAGGAATAAATCATTCCATGTGCATCAGCAAATTGAGCAATTCCCAGTTGTAGAGTAAACAGTTCCTCAGAACGTAAGAAGATCAATGGATACTGGTAGTCATTCCATGTCCAGATAAATCGTAGAATAGCGTATGTTGCGATAGCTGGACGTACTAACGGAAGGGCTATATGGAAGAAAGTTTTGAAATGACCTGCTCCATCCATTTTTGCTGATTCAATAATTTCATCATTAATGCCTAAGAAGAATTGTCTAAGCATAAAAGTACCAAATACACTAAAACTATTTAATAAAATTAATCCGAAATGTGAATCGAATAAACCAACCCATTTAAAAAGCAAGAATTGCGGCACTAATACAGATTGAGGTGGAACCATATATGTGGCAAGTACTAGTAAAAAAACTACTTCTCTACCTTTAAATTTAAT encodes the following:
- a CDS encoding AraC family transcriptional regulator, with translation MNETLVVDYRMIGHYSVDFHSHQEYEIYIFHKGSCRYLIHNNIYDLEPGDIIVMNGMTLHKPNVDPKSEYIRSVVHFSPHWIKSVLMEMNSMYLLEPFQKLHYCLIRSSDQKQLKKLEDLLIQLAEVKRTVDSYDKYEITELKVLLLHVLIVVHRLCQVNSMKLMNKKGDKAVHAENIAEYVQSNYMKKLTLQSIANDLNLSKSYVAHVFKEMTGFTVMEYVMGCRLTQVKYLLEMEPGKKLKDIAYETGFESISHFSRYFREKVGVTAKNYRSHRTKNKVESN
- a CDS encoding response regulator transcription factor, which codes for MYEVILVDDDSIVIEFLRKMVPWEELGFKLNDSFHDGSFALEYCKNKMPDVIITDIGMPILDGITFIKKIRDLNSSTHSIILSCHGEFKYAQQALKLGTFEYVLKESMEIETIVNILKRLKNRLDKEKKTRLERYQLKSLLQNNIVSLKSKFLHTYMEQQLTDKWEWEQRGRELGIDLSYQQYVPVICYIDQVEDTIHEYGTLNLLQFSIDNLVSEIISQKGNNFSVFYNDYIFFIFYPLSENDRKDIYDSLLNIKKGIQKYLSCSITSIIGDPSQNTTHLIESLKILVKKSDQRFYYKSGSIAPNEQFQYSTYNLYTFYAEAVQEFKAGIIKEDVEVLEVTIRKWISFIHKNKFQPSIVREWIMKLILDIKLKFNTLENFETTYSASMTDKIIHNIESVYELEEALIIIVKKLVENMNTINEMPKKNEILKAKKYVMMNLDKKITLGEVAAHLHLNPSYFSRLYKQHTNENFIDFVIKTKMERAHELIEQSNVTIDRISEMLGFENKSYFFKTFKKYYGTTPREYKYQLADPLTNNKNVL
- a CDS encoding sensor histidine kinase gives rise to the protein MKRITQKLGLLSLRQRLIVSALLCVIMPSLITYMVSTYVTKDTLEQRAVKQSQDILRLLELNISNYFEDLLYVSNYIQFDDKMNGILKESRLYNKENGLSPAKVNAIQHINITKNLEGITNLFTPSYITILMQNDFSYTNYPTYEFDPINFYNEEWFRKIKSLDSYETFWLGTHPTYIQSQKQKNPYLISIASALKLSGKTYAYTIISITEKEISNLFKQFGSNNEQKLMLINSDGMILSNQNEEEIMKKFDYIEFIGTNQESYTIIEILNKDYLLVSRPLSYADWKLVSLVPYKKTVGKINTIAQTTIVLQTILLSLFLFILIYLMNRLTKPIATLSNVTKEVEKGNIHIRSGIGGNGDIELLGASFDQMLDKIEFMIKQIKIEENGKRKAELEMLQAQVNPHFLFNILNSIRLRITMNGDKESAKIIQSLSTLLRMTITRNNEFVSLHEEISVVEHYVKLMIFRQQQHIKVNQKIASNVLMVDVPRFFLQPIIENSIIHGFSQRGGEITISASFVGDYLVIRVIDNGKGMSKERLKQLRNHFITAKKGENTDKVASLTGIGISNVYQRLKLIYGEEFHMDIASEESVGSETSFYIPRNKGV
- a CDS encoding ABC transporter substrate-binding protein, with protein sequence MKLKWLAIFVSALIVMVLVIGCSNDEKSNGSVSGTEEGKITLNFHHWYNEDAGNWTKVIEAYEKENPGVKINSQPLVENLNHDEYLKKLDLLASSGEQLDILMFSNQADFAKRVDAGLIAPIDSYVEEESLNLDEEYRSLPGKINGSYYALPGKSVTSLVLLNKDHLDAAGLPVPTDWTWDDYEEYAKKLTITEGDNKRYGTYFHTWPDTYLILKLMNKEKNTNIINEDDTSNMDDPMVKESLELRYRMEQVEQTAVPYAETLSQKLNYRQQFFTQAASMIPSGSWMVSEWGEFIPEFKIAWAPLPKNNKEDQPWTIIQGDVVSVAQNSEHKEEAYKFIRWFTTEGIMLQQKSLPSWIGADLNEVIDHLLANTAKPEAVDKESLIFTLENAVSAERGIPQSYISEAYDEYNAEAELYLLGEQDIETTMKNAKEKIQAIIDSNK
- a CDS encoding carbohydrate ABC transporter permease, translating into MAVLGIVFLSPFIWMVSASFKLEQDVLTFPIEWIPSTWNAIENYSRVWFEDNSFLTYYGNTLKVTLLTTITSVFVSSLAAYGFAKIKFKGREVVFLLVLATYMVPPQSVLVPQFLLFKWVGLFDSHFGLILLNSFSVFGTFMLRQFFLGINDEIIESAKMDGAGHFKTFFHIALPLVRPAIATYAILRFIWTWNDYQYPLIFLRSEELFTLQLGIAQFADAHGMIYSLMMTGAVSAIVPLLIVFIIGQKHVIEGISLGGVKG